A DNA window from Roseovarius sp. Pro17 contains the following coding sequences:
- a CDS encoding SH3 domain-containing protein — translation MRRAIFAALAAVVLGAVPGCQPADGGPAGLYEVTGVEADDMLKMRGGPGIGYSVIVGLPNGTALRVHSCERTGGTRWCKVSLRKASGLRGYVSWAYLRKI, via the coding sequence ATGCGCAGAGCTATCTTTGCCGCGCTCGCCGCAGTCGTGCTGGGGGCCGTGCCCGGTTGTCAGCCCGCAGACGGCGGCCCGGCTGGACTCTACGAGGTTACTGGTGTCGAGGCTGATGACATGCTGAAAATGCGTGGAGGGCCTGGAATTGGCTACAGCGTTATCGTCGGCCTTCCGAACGGCACCGCCTTGCGAGTCCATAGTTGCGAGCGGACCGGCGGGACCCGTTGGTGCAAAGTCTCGTTGAGGAAGGCAAGCGGGCTGAGAGGGTATGTCTCCTGGGCCTATTTGCGCAAAATCTAA